A stretch of Aphanothece sacrum FPU1 DNA encodes these proteins:
- a CDS encoding cysteine desulfurase family protein: MSQRPIYLDCHATTPMDERVLSAMLPYFTEYFGNASSITHMYGWEAEAGIKKARETIANAINCSPEEIVFTSGATEANNLAIKGVAETYFHQGKHIITVQTEHRAVLDPCHYLETLGFEITFLPVKKDGLIDLQLLEKTIRTNTILVSVMAANNEIGVIQPLEKIGEICHNHNVLFHSDGAQALGKIPLDVLRLNIDLLSLTAHKVYGPKGIGALYVRRRNPRVRLAAQLHGGGQERGMRSGTLYTPQIVGFAKAVDLAIAEMDWELQRQEQLRDRLWKQLSELDDIYLNGHGTQRLAGNLNISVAGVDGSALLLGLQSIVALSSGSACSSTVTAPSHVLTALGHDESLAYASLRFGLGRFTTSEDIERVAQSTLATIKSLRQGRVMTKIP, encoded by the coding sequence ATGTCTCAACGACCAATTTATTTAGACTGTCACGCTACAACCCCAATGGACGAACGGGTACTATCTGCCATGTTACCCTACTTTACCGAATACTTTGGCAACGCTTCGAGTATTACTCATATGTATGGATGGGAAGCAGAAGCAGGAATAAAAAAAGCTAGAGAAACTATTGCTAATGCAATTAATTGTAGCCCCGAAGAAATAGTTTTTACCAGTGGGGCAACTGAAGCAAATAACTTAGCCATTAAAGGAGTAGCAGAGACTTATTTTCATCAAGGTAAACATATTATTACCGTTCAAACAGAACATCGAGCCGTATTAGACCCCTGCCATTATTTAGAAACATTAGGATTTGAAATTACTTTTTTACCTGTCAAAAAAGATGGATTAATTGACTTACAACTCTTAGAAAAAACTATTCGTACCAACACAATTTTAGTCTCAGTTATGGCCGCCAATAACGAAATTGGAGTCATTCAACCCTTAGAAAAAATAGGAGAAATTTGTCATAATCATAACGTATTATTTCATAGTGATGGAGCGCAAGCTCTTGGCAAAATCCCCCTCGATGTGCTAAGATTAAACATAGATTTGCTATCCTTAACTGCTCATAAAGTTTATGGGCCGAAAGGGATCGGGGCCTTATATGTTCGTCGTCGTAACCCTAGAGTCCGTTTAGCCGCTCAATTACACGGCGGAGGACAAGAAAGAGGAATGCGATCAGGAACCTTATATACACCCCAAATTGTCGGGTTTGCTAAAGCCGTCGATCTAGCGATCGCAGAAATGGACTGGGAGTTACAACGACAAGAACAATTACGCGATCGCCTGTGGAAACAATTATCAGAACTAGACGACATTTATCTTAATGGTCATGGAACACAACGATTAGCTGGTAATCTTAATATCAGTGTCGCCGGAGTTGACGGCTCAGCCCTGTTATTAGGGTTACAATCAATCGTGGCGTTGTCATCAGGGTCAGCCTGTTCATCAACAGTTACTGCCCCCTCTCACGTTCTAACTGCATTAGGACATGATGAGTCTCTAGCTTATGCTTCCTTGCGTTTTGGGTTAGGACGATTTACCACATCAGAAGACATTGAGCGAGTGGCACAATCAACCCTTGCCACCATCAAATCTTTGCGACAAGGGAGGGTAATGACGAAAATTCCGTAG
- a CDS encoding Rne/Rng family ribonuclease, translating to MPKQIIIAEQHHIAAVFWEDQIQELVVATGNQQVSDIYLGVVENVIPGIDAAFVNIGDAERNGFIHVTDLGPLRLKKTAGAITELLSPQQKVLVQVMKEPTGNKGPRLTGNITLPGRYLVLMPYGKGVNLSRRIRSEDERSRLRALAILIKPAGMGLLVRTEAEGKAEEAIMEDLEFLQRQWESVQLQGSSTRPPSLLNRDDDFIQRVLRDMYSGDVNRIVVDSQAAVKRVKQHIMSWSGGKPPEGVFIDHHRETLSILDYFRVNAAVREALKPRVDLPSGGYIIIEPTEALTVVDVNSGSFTRSATARETVLWTNSEAATEIARQLRLRNIGGVVIVDFIDMDTRRDQLKLLEHFNQTLKADKARPQIAQLSELGLVELTRKRQGKNIYELFGQACPTCGGLGHLVHLPGETELIALEATATTPPVAISKPMEKPIDLGEPFGESVYDDDFNDTPRQLDLLNHPSYQEQSMAANNRRRRRRQPPGPVIKEEPIQKVITPLGVKEIEYEPEPEIEPKKERIQRHIRREEVPIERVSVEMTPLEQDVYALMGISPLVRVEREFKDPKSVFVSIKSVESRQKEDVEVELEIPEEVAQVVPEPMIIPESLESDIELDEERAEDNFIPSAGMESETERPIIRRRRRRSSAAGT from the coding sequence ATGCCAAAGCAAATTATTATCGCAGAGCAACACCACATTGCTGCTGTTTTCTGGGAAGATCAAATTCAAGAATTAGTAGTAGCGACAGGGAACCAACAAGTCAGCGATATTTACTTAGGAGTTGTCGAAAACGTTATTCCAGGTATTGACGCAGCGTTTGTGAATATTGGAGATGCGGAACGTAACGGATTTATTCATGTCACTGATTTGGGGCCCTTGCGCTTAAAAAAAACGGCTGGAGCGATCACTGAATTATTAAGCCCGCAACAAAAAGTCCTGGTTCAAGTAATGAAAGAACCTACAGGCAATAAGGGGCCGAGGTTAACCGGCAATATTACCTTACCTGGACGTTATTTAGTCTTAATGCCCTATGGTAAAGGGGTTAATCTTTCGAGACGCATTCGCAGTGAAGATGAACGAAGTCGCTTACGGGCCCTTGCTATCTTAATTAAACCGGCCGGAATGGGTTTACTTGTACGAACAGAAGCAGAAGGTAAAGCCGAAGAAGCCATTATGGAGGACTTAGAATTTCTCCAACGACAATGGGAGTCTGTTCAACTACAAGGTAGCTCTACTCGTCCCCCCTCTTTGCTCAACCGGGATGATGATTTCATTCAACGAGTCTTACGGGATATGTACAGTGGGGATGTGAATCGCATTGTAGTAGACTCTCAAGCGGCGGTTAAACGGGTTAAACAGCATATAATGTCTTGGAGTGGAGGTAAACCTCCTGAAGGGGTCTTTATTGACCATCATCGAGAAACCTTGTCTATTTTGGATTATTTCCGGGTCAATGCGGCGGTACGAGAAGCCCTCAAACCGAGAGTAGATTTACCCTCTGGCGGTTACATCATTATTGAACCAACTGAAGCATTAACGGTCGTTGATGTAAACTCAGGTTCCTTTACCCGTTCAGCAACGGCGCGAGAAACCGTACTTTGGACAAATAGTGAAGCAGCTACAGAAATCGCCCGTCAACTGCGTTTACGCAACATTGGTGGGGTGGTCATTGTGGATTTTATTGATATGGACACCAGGCGCGATCAACTCAAACTCTTAGAACATTTTAATCAAACTCTCAAAGCTGACAAAGCTAGACCGCAAATCGCTCAATTGTCTGAGTTAGGTTTAGTAGAACTGACTCGCAAGCGTCAAGGGAAAAATATTTACGAATTATTTGGTCAAGCTTGTCCCACTTGTGGGGGGTTGGGCCATTTAGTTCATCTTCCTGGAGAAACTGAGTTAATCGCCCTAGAAGCCACTGCTACTACTCCTCCTGTGGCTATTTCTAAACCCATGGAGAAACCCATCGATCTCGGTGAACCCTTTGGAGAATCTGTCTATGACGATGATTTTAATGATACTCCCCGTCAATTAGATTTACTGAACCATCCGAGTTATCAAGAACAAAGTATGGCGGCGAATAATCGTCGTCGTCGTCGTCGTCAACCACCGGGGCCGGTAATTAAAGAAGAACCTATCCAAAAAGTTATTACACCTTTGGGGGTTAAAGAAATCGAGTATGAGCCAGAACCAGAGATAGAACCGAAGAAAGAGCGTATACAACGTCATATCCGTCGGGAAGAAGTGCCAATAGAAAGAGTTTCGGTGGAAATGACTCCCCTAGAACAAGATGTGTATGCGTTAATGGGTATTTCTCCTTTAGTGCGGGTGGAACGAGAATTTAAAGACCCTAAATCGGTTTTTGTTTCAATTAAGTCTGTCGAGTCTAGACAAAAAGAAGATGTAGAAGTAGAGTTAGAAATACCAGAGGAAGTGGCGCAAGTCGTGCCAGAACCGATGATCATACCTGAATCTCTAGAATCAGATATAGAATTAGATGAGGAACGAGCTGAAGATAATTTTATCCCTTCTGCTGGGATGGAAAGTGAAACTGAACGTCCTATTATTCGTCGTCGTCGTCGTCGTTCTTCTGCTGCGGGAACCTGA